A window of Oncorhynchus tshawytscha isolate Ot180627B linkage group LG10, Otsh_v2.0, whole genome shotgun sequence contains these coding sequences:
- the LOC112260009 gene encoding uncharacterized protein LOC112260009, with product MDFKELISVIIITSIGSIIPYTHVFIALISLIIRCVVTILVSVIPLVHFVIGAECFNDCPVMFFIPIYLIGLGCFYVVLVLLSMFMAIKDCQGFCSWVIWISLLILMFCLFAGSGVVFSVFQTTSYNPTLSDGSSNQTIANESYNHTFCSGSNNQSITNPEYCNKTLYLFAFSTSLIWILMVVLLTVGLKFYGCVRIEMILKSLGLWLLGHDPIYLCFGESTIQ from the exons ATGGACTTTAAAG AATTGATCAGTGTCATTATCATTACCAGTATTGGTTCAATTATCCCCTACACCCATGTTTTTATAG CGTTGATCTCTCTCATCATTCGCTGTGTTGTTACAATCCTTGTTTCAGTTATCCCCTTGGTCCACTTTGTCATAG GTGCTGAGTGCTTCAATGACTGCCCTGTTATGTTCTTCATCCCTATCTACCTGATAGGGTTGGGATGTTTTTATGTGGTCCTGGTGTTACTGTCTATGTTTATGGCCATCAAAGACTGTCAAGGGTTCTGCTCATGGGTCATATGGATCAGTCTGCTCATTCTGATGTTCTGCCTCTTTGCTG GTAGTGGGGTTGTTTTCTCTGTATTTCAAACAACAAGCTACAACCCGACCCTCAGCGACGGGAGCTCCAACCAGACCATTGCCAACGAGAGTTACAACCATACCTTCTGCAGTGGGAGCAACAACCAGTCCATCACCAACCCAGAGTACTGCAACAAAACTCTATACCTGTTTGCATTCTCTACCTCTCTGATATGGATCCTTATGGTTGTTCTGTTAACGGTTGGCCTCAAGTTCTATGGCTGCGTCAGAATTGAGATGATCTTAAAGAGCTTGGGGTTGTGGTTGTTAGGTCATGATCCTATTTATTTGTGTTTCGGAGAGTCCACTATACAATAA
- the LOC121847434 gene encoding NXPE family member 3-like yields the protein MWKCLSKYVCIFLLLTLSGVFFLFRNISILEWKLDLCIWELCSNHSEGPTPLDHNQSCNHLSQGQERTPEEALEEHYLLESIAWPEPPPRPTSIPLEQTSDPAHSHFAVLPAVGGREWHVGDQLESLVLMKDFQGHPKSHGGDFLLARLHSPELGAGVAGQVLDHQNGTYSAIFLLLWEGSVQVEVTLVHPSEAVAVLRNLREERPNRVLYKSLFKCGLLSETTMCNLCLPTNQEPLCNYTDPHTGEPWYCYKPKQLLSCDTRINHFKAGYQKDLITDKEALLFQSGVNLKTRIRAKGSASVTVLPKKKDKPKVESSHAKPAPVRTTPSGYYFQGSWQSLGDVVMRQFNDPTAITQCVKGKVVYMYGDSTVRQYYEFLTNVLPELKEFNLRSPVRAGPFMAVDIPHNILLKYRSHGPPITWTPLSISQLRYVANELDGLAGGSDTVVVISVWAHFCTFPVQVYIRRLRHIRRAVVRLLNRAPGTVVVVRSANLRAQSLEETLIVSDWFSVQLDGVIKAMFRGLNIKLVDAWEMTLAHHLPHNIHPHPPIIKNMINTILSHICPVKN from the exons ATGTGGAAGTGCCTGTCCAAATATGTCTGCATCTTCCTCCTGCTGACCCTGTCAGGCGTCTTCTTCCTGTTCCGCAACATCAGCATtctagag TGGAAGTTAGACCTATGCATCTGGGAACTATGCAGCAACCACTCAGAGGGCCCTACTCCCCTGGACCACAATCAAAGCTGTAACCACCTGAGCCAGGGCCAGGAGCGCACACCTGAGGAAGCTCTGGAGGAGCATTACCTCCTGGAGTCCATTGCCTGGCCAGAGCCTCCGCCCCGGCCCACGTCTATACCCCTGGAACAGACCAGTGACCCTGCGCACAGCCATTTTGCAGTGCTGCCAGCAGTGGGTGGGAGAGAGTGGCACGTGGGGGACCAGCTGGAGTCTCTGGTCCTTATGAAAGATTTCCAGGGACATCCCAAGAGCCATGGTGGGGACTTCTTGCTGGCTAGGCTGCACTCCCCAGAGCTGGGGGCGGGCGTTGCAGGACAGGTGTTGGACCACCAGAATGGGACCTACTCTGCCATTTTTCTGTTACTGTGGGAGGGGTCTGTACAAGTGGAGGTGACACTAGTTCATCCTAGTGAGGCAGTTGCTGTTCTACGAAACTTACGTGAAGAACGGCCCAACCGGGTGCTTTACAAGAGCCTGTTCAAATGTGGATTACTCTCTGAGACCACAATGTGTAACCTTTGTCTGCCGACCAACCAGGAGCCGCTGTGCAATTACACAGACCCCCACACGGGTGAACCCTGGTACTGCTACAAGCCTAAGCAGCTGCTGAGCTGTGACACACGAATCAACCACTTCAAGGCAGGCTACCAGAAAGATCTGATAACCGACAAAGAAGCACTGCTCTTCCAGAG TGGCGTAAACCTCAAAACACGTATTCGGGCTAAGGGGTCTGCCAGTGTCACTGTGCTGCCTAAGAAGAAAG ACAAACCAAAGGTGGAAAGCAGCCATGCAAAGCCAGCGCCTGTCAGGACCACTCCCTCTGGGTATTACTTCCAAGGGTCATGGCAGTCCCTGGGTGATGTCGTGATGCGCCAGTTTAATGATCCAACTGCCATTACTCAGTGTGTGAAGGGCAAGGTGGTGTACATGTACGGAGACTCCACCGTTAGACAGTACTATGAGTTCCTCACCAACGTATTGCCAG agtTGAAGGAGTTCAACCTTCGAAGTCCGGTGAGGGCAGGGCCCTTCATGGCGGTGGACATCCCCCACAATATCCTGCTGAAGTACCGCAGCCATGGCCCCCCCATCACCTGGACCCCTCTCAGCATCAGTCAGCTGCGCTATGTAGCTAATGAGCTGGATGGCCTGGCCGGGGGCTCAGACACTGTTGTAGTCATCAGTGTTTGGGCCCATTTCTGTACCTTCCCTGTGCAGGTTTACATTCGTCGACTCCGCCACATTCGAAGGGCGGTTGTGCGGCTTCTGAACCGGGCTCCGGGGACTGTGGTAGTGGTGCGCTCGGCAAACCTCCGGGCCCAAAGCCTAGAAGAGACCCTCATCGTCAGTGACTGGTTTTCGGTTCAGTTGGACGGGGTGATCAAGGCCATGTTTAGGGGCCTGAATATCAAGTTAGTGGATGCCTGGGAGATGACCCTTGCCCACCACCTCCCACACAATATCCACCCGCACCCTCCGATCATTAAGAACATGATAAACACTATCCTCTCTCACATCTGCCCAGTGAAGAACTAG